CTGTACGCCTTTCTGTCGATGAGACGCGCGTGCCTGCTAAACAGCGATAACGGGTTGTCCCCCGAACTGCTGAAGGTCAAAGGTTCCTACAAGTGGACGGGGAGCGCCATCGAGCTGATGGAGATTGTGTACGGGCTGGATGAAATGAAAAGCATCAACAACGGCGAACCCCCGATACATGAATTGGCCGCCTTTGTAGGGATGCTGCTGGACATCGACATCCGGGATTGTTACAGCACCTACACGGATATGAAACGACGCAAGAACGAGAGCCGCACGTATTTTCTGGACAAGATGCGGGAACGGCTGAACAAGCGGATGCAGCAGGATGATGAGAAGGAACGGGGGCGGAAGAGATAACATCCAAATATTTTCTGATACAGCCTAAAATACGAAACAGGTTGTTTCGCATTTGTCCCACTTTTTTCTAACTTTGCCGTTAAATCATTTATAGACAATGGGAAAAGACAACCATATAGCTTTACATAGCGCGAATTTCATTCATGAAATCAAGCAAATTGTAACCGAAGCCCGACAAAAAGCCTATACCGCCATCAACTCGGCAATGGTGGAAGCCTACTGGCAGATGGGCAAGCGCATCGTGGAAGAGGAACAGCAGGGAAAGGAACGGGCGGATTACGGGGCGCAACTACTCAAGGAACTTTCTACGGAATTGACAAAGGAGTTTGGTAAGGGATTCTCTACCGGTTCCCTATACTATTATAGACAATTCTATAACACCTTCCCTGAGATATTCGCTACACCGTGGCGAATATTGAGTTGGTCTCATTACAAGCGACTGATTCAGGTTCCCAACTCCGAAGCCCGTGCATGGTATCTGAAAGAAGCGCAGGAGCAGATGTGGAGTTACCGCACCCTCGACCGCAACATTGGCTCGCAGTATTACGAGCGGCTGCTACTCTCGCATGATAAGGGGAAAGTAGAAACGGAAATGAAGTCGCTCACACGTCCGTACCAGCAGGACAAATTGGAGTTCATCAAGAACCCGACCGTAGCGGAGTTTATCGGACTATCCCCCAATACAGACTTTACCGAGTCCAAATTGGAGTCGGCCATTATCGATAACTTGCAGCGTTTTTTACTTGAATTGGGAAAGGGTTTCTCGTATGTAACGCGCCAGAAGTTGGTGCGTATCGAAAAGAAAGACTACTTTATCGACCTTGTTTTTTATAATTATTTATTGAAATGTTTCGTTTTAATCGACCTCAAAACAAATCCTATCACCCATCAGGACGTGGGACAAATGGATATGTACGTGCGGATGTACGACGAGCGTGTGCGTGGTGAAGGTGACAATCCGACCATCGGCATCGTTCTCTGCTCCGAAACGGACGAGGATATTGCCCGATATTCCGTGCTGCATGACAATAACCAACTTTTCGCTTCCAAATATATGCTGTATATGCCTACGGAGGAGGAGTTGCGCAATGAAATTGAAAGGCAGAAAGAGTTTTACCGGCTGCAACATACGGAGAAGGAGATTAAATAATAAATAGCAACGGCAGTAATTCTTTATTTGGATGGCGCAGGAAACTTTGCTCGACAATCTGCGCTAAAAACTATTTGTCAATACAGTGATTGTACCGTTTCATTTCGTGACAGTGAGTTAGATAAATTGATTGAATTTTTAAAAAGCCTTGATGAATAAATGTCCCATTTAAGTGAATTAGAAAATAGACTTTCTCTCAATACTATAGAAAGTTTATCCAATCCTGCTGAGTCAATAGAAGATGTGTATTATATTAAGTATCCTTATTATACTTCTTTAAAAAACATTTCCACTTTGGATACTATGATAAGTGACTTGAATTTTTTTATTGAACATTTAGGAGAAAATGCCACTATATCAATATTATCATCTCCTTTATTTATAGCAGAGTTTTTGTCTAAACTAACAAATAAAGCCTATATTAAATTATGGGTAGGGGTTAAATTGATAAAGCCAGTTAATACAACGAAAGGACAATTACCACAACATCACGCTGCATTAGCTGTTATAACACGTTATAAGGGAATGTTAAAGCATGCTAAAACACGTATTGCTTATACGTTTTGTCCATTTTGTGAAAAAACAACAAAGGATTATGGTGGTAAAAAGCACCTTTATCATGAATATGGGACGATAATGTCTGATGTATGGCGTGACATTGCAATAGATTACGAAAATGACACATTAATTATAGATAGATTAAGAGACATTTTTGGTATTTCACCATATAAAAATTTAAAATACCTTGATCTGACAAATAAATATTTGCATACAGATTGTACTATTGATAAAAGTATAAATATTCCTGTTGGTGAAATAGAAACATTTAATTATAAAGGGAATACTAATTCTGTCATAATCAACGATGACTGTTTGAAAATTCTAAAAGAATTACCATCAAACAGTGTGGATTTTTGCTTTGCAGATCCACCATACAATGTTAATAAAAAATACGACAACTGCAATGATGACATAGATATTATTGAATATTTCCAATGGTGTGATAAGTGGATTATGGAATTAGCTCGTATCATTAAGCCGGGTAAGACTGTCGCTATCTTAAATATACCTCAATGGGCTATCAGGCATTTCCAATGCTTAAATAAATTATTAAAATTCCAAGATTGGATTATTTGGGAAGGATTAAGTGTCCCAGTAAGAATGATTATGCCTGCTCACTACTCTGTTATATGTTTTACTAAAGGAGAAGCTAATGATTTACCTTTTTACCACTTAAAGCATTCACCTTTAGAGATTAATAGTATTAACACGTATAAAGAATTTTATTGTATAAGAAATTCATGTATAAAAAAACGAGCAAAAGAAAATATAATTGATAAAGTACAAGTAACAAATTTATGGTGGGATATTCATCGGCTAAAACATAATAGCCAAAGAGTAGATCACCCAACCCAACTTCCCCCTATGTTCATGGAAAGATTAATTTCTATTTTCACAAATGAAGGTGATTTGGTTCTTGATCCTTTTAATGGTTCAGGAACTACTTCTTTATGTGCAGAAATGCTGGGACGTAAATATTTTGGCATTGAATTGTCATCAAAATACTACGATATAGCAATTAAAAGACATGTTGATTTACAAGCCGGTATCAATCCTTTCGGGAAACATTCCGAAACTCCAAAAGCAAAAAATAGTTTAGTCAAACGATTAAAAAAACAAAAATATGAAGTGGAGAAAAAAACTCTCCAATTAGAAGTTAAACGCATATCACAATTGGTAAACAGGACACCTACAAGAGATGGTGTAATAACTTATAGTGACTATCCTATAAAATATTATGATGATTATTTTATTAATTGGGGAGAAGTTACTGCTGCGATACGAACTACAGGTATGCAAAATGTCGAAAATAAAAAAGATTATGACTTTATTATTAATAAAAAGACATTATAAAGAAACAGGGAGTGAATATTTATTCACTCCCTGTTTCTTTATAATTCAATATATGTAAAGTGTATCAAGATTACTGCGATTTAAGCCGATGTAAAAAAACATGTTTATTTTCTAACACACTATACCAACGCTACAGTAACTATTCTTACACATAATATATCAAATTTCATTTTATCCTCATTTATCAGATTTTTGTTTGCTTTTTAATATTTCTACTTTGAATGTCAGCATGTCAACTCCTGTGTTTGGGAACAACATTAGGCCAACAACTACAGATTTAGGAGGGATTTATCTCAAAATTTAGTAGTAATACAATAGACTTATATAAAGAGAAAATCCTCATAAGTTCTTGACCTATAAGGATTTATTAGGGTGACTGAAGGGACTCGAACCCTCGACATTCAGAACCACAATCTGACGCTCTAACCAACTGAACTACAGTCACCATGTTTATGCATTTCTTAAATGCGGTGCAAAGATATGGATAATCTTTGATATAGCAAAGAATCGGGTGAATATTTTTGTGATTTCTGCATTATTTTTTATTCTCAAAGATACTTATATTATACTGTTGAAGGAACTTTCGTGAGTTTTTAGTAAAGATATTCAGACGGTTATAGGCATTTGGAGGTATACTATCCGATGGATGTGAGACGGGATGAATAATGTAATTTTTTTCTCCGGTCAGATCAGGGCGTGCAGTCCATATAAGATTATAGCTGCAATCGAATATATGGCAATAAGGTGAGAGGATAGTAGATGGTTCAAATGATGGGGAGTAACTGTAGCTATGAAATCTCGGAGGAATAGGTTTGGGTAAAGGTGATTTCTCCAGTTGTAAAGTGAAGATGAGTCCGCCATCCGTATTGGGTAATTGCATATTGGAGATGAAATTACCTAAAGAATATATCACAACATGTTTCTGGTTACCTTCTTTACGCAATTCCATTGGTTGTATGACATGAGGGTGTGAGCCGATAATATGCGTCACTCCCTGTTGAAGCAGCCAATCTGCAAGTTCGCGTTGTTCCTTATTGGGCAATGATTGATATTCTATACCCCAATGCATACAAGCAATGATAGCATCGGGACGGCGGGCTTTAGCACTGAGAATATCTTGCGAAATGATGTCTTTATCAATGTAGTTTACAATATTAGCAGAACTCGGTTTTATACCATTTGTGCCGTAAGTATAGTTAAGTAATGCAATTCTGAATCCGTTCTTATGGATGAATAGAGGATAGTGTTGTTTACGTTCGGTGATATTTCTATAAGTACCGGCATGAGGAATTGATAAGGAATCTAACATTAATATTGTACGCTCTAATCCTTTTTTGCCGCGATCCAAACAATGATTATTCGCAGTCAGTAATACATCGAAACCTGCGTTTTTGATAGATTGAAGATATTCATCGGGGGCACTGAAAGCCGGATAGCCTTGATAAGGTTTGCCGCCTAACGTTACTTCTAAGTTACCGATAGCAATATCAGCACGGGCTATTTGCTTTTTGACAAGCGAAAAGCAGGGGGAATAATCATATTTGCCATCAGGTGTACGTGCCGCATCTATTTGGGCTTGATGTTGCATTAAGTCACCAACAAATAATAGCGTAATCCTTTCCTGAGCGGAAAGGTTTACGCTATATAATAAGGTGATAAATGCAATGAGCGTTTTCATTACATTTGTTATTGATAAATAGCTTTTTTGCCGGCTAACAAGGTGTTCTTCATTAAAGAAACAATAGTCATTGGACCTACGCCGCCCGGTACAGGAGTGATAAATGAACACTTCGGAGCAACTTCGTCAAATTTCACATCACCGGTTAACTTGAAGCCTGACTTTTTGCTGGCATCCGGTACGCGAGTAGTACCTACGTCGATAACAACGGCACCCTCTTTCACCATTTCTTCTTTTACAAAATTGGGTTGTCCCAAAGCTGCGATGATGATGTCTGCTTCTTGGCATTCTTTAACCAAGTCCCTGCTACGGCTATGACAAACGGTTACAGTTGCGTCACCAGGATATGCTTTTTGCATCATTAAGGCTGCCATAGGCTTACCAACGATATTACTGCGTCCCAACACAACGCACTTCTTTCCGGAGGTTTCTATTTGGTAGCGCTTCAATAGCTCAAGAATACCATTGGGAGTAGCAGATGCATAGCAAGGGAGTCCGATAGACATTCGACCTACATTGATAGGGTGGAAACCATCAACATCTTTGCGATAATCAATTGTTTCAATCACTTTCTGCTCCGAGATGTGTTTAGGCAAAGGTAATTGTACAATAAAGCCATCAACGTCTGCATCCTCATTCAACTCACGTACTTTGGCAAGCAGTTCTTCTTCCGTTACATCCGCTTCATAGCGGATAAGGGATGATTTGAATCCACAAACTTCGCATGCTTTTACTTTGGCTGCAACGTATGTTTCGCTACCACCGTCATGTCCTACAAGAATGGCTGCCAAATGCGGACGTTTACCGCCACGAGCCACAATCTCAGACACTTCTGCTGCAATCTCCTGTTTCACTTGTTCTGAGATTGCTTTTCCGTCAATTAATGTCATATTCAGTATTATTTTAAGTTATTATTATCGTACGTAGTTGACAAATGTAGAGCAAATAACCGAATAAAGCAAAAATCCCGCTGACTTCATTCCATTCATGAAATTAGCGGGATTTATATTTAAATTCTTTATTTCTTCATTTTAGGCATCATCTTGCCCATTTTACTGCCTGTCACCATCTTCATCATTTTGCGAGTCTGGTCAAACTGTTTCAAGAGGCGGTTTACTTCCTGAATGTTTGTACCGCTACCTTTGGCAATACGCTGGCGGCGTGAACCGTTCAGAATTTCGGGGTTAGAGCGTTCAGCAGGAGTCATTGAATGGATGATGGCTTCAATACTTTTGAAAGCATTATCATCAATATCAATATCCTTAATTGCTTTACCTACCCCTGGTATCATGGATGCAAGTTCTTTCAAATTACCCATTTTTTTGATTTGGGCAATCTGGTTCAAGAAATCGTTGAAGTCAAACTGATTCTTGGCGATTTTCTTTTGTAGGCGTTTGGCTTCTTCTTCGTCATATTGTTCTTGTGCACGCTCTACCAATGATACGATATCGCCCATTCCAAGAATACGGTCGGCCATACGGGCAGGGTGGAACTGGTCGATGGCGTCCAACTTTTCACCTGTACCCACAAATTTGATAGGTTTATTGACCACCGAACGAATGGAAAGAGCTGCACCTCCACGAGTGTCACCATCCAGCTTTGTCAATATTACGCCGTTGAAATCAAGACGTTCGTTAAATTCTTTGGCGGTATTTACAGCATCTTGACCGGTCATGGAATCCACTACGAACAGAATCTCATTCGGGTCGATGGCTTTTTTGATAGCAGCGATTTCATTCATCATCTCTTCGTCCACGGCCAGACGACCGGCTGTATCGACGATTACGAGGTCATATCCTTTCTCTTTGGCTTCTTGAATGGCATTTTGGGCAATGGTTACCGGATCTTTGCTGTCCGGTTCGGAGTACATTGGCACTTCAATCTGCTCTGCCAATACACGTAATTGCTCAATGGCGGCAGGACGGTAAACGTCACAAGCTACCAATAGAGGCTTACGGTTTTTCTTGGCTTTCAGCATACGTGCCAATTTTCCGGAGAATGTGGTCTTACCCGAACCTTGTAATCCGGACATTAGGATAACCGAAGGCTTGGAATCAATGTTGATCTCGGCTGTCTCTCCCCCCATGAGTTGGGTTAACTCATCATGCACAATCTTTACCATCAATTGGCTGGGCTTTACGGCTGTCAGCACATTTTGCCCCAATGCCTTTTCTTTAACGGTATCTGTAAAATTTTTGGCAACCTTGTAATTCACGTCAGCATCTAAAAGTGCTTTACGTACATCTTTCAAGGTTTCTGCTACATTGATTTCGGTGATTTTTCCTTCACCTTTTAGAATTTTAAACGACCTCTCAAGTCTTTCGCTTAAATTATCAAACATAGTATCTAATTTACAATTACTAAATTAATTTTATTCTGTTTAGCTGTTCATACTCAGCAGAAACTCATCGTTATCTTTGGTTTTTTCCAGACGATCTTTCACGAAGTCCATGGCTTCTATCGGATTCATGTCGGACAAATATTTACGGAGAATCCACATGCGATCTAAAGTCTGCTTATCTTGCAACAGGTCATCGCGGCGAGTACTGGAAGCAACAATATTGACAGCAGGGAAAATACGCTTGTTGGATAGGTTGCGGTCAAGTTGTAACTCCATGTTGCCAGTACCCTTAAATTCTTCGAAGATCACTTCGTCCATTTTGGAACCAGTATCTATCAATGCGGTAGCCAGAATAGTCAGTGAACCACCTCCTTCGATGTTTCGGGCAGCACCGAAGAAACGTTTGGGCTTGTGGAGCGCATTGGCGTCCACGCCACCGGAAAGGACCTTGCCTGATGCGGGGGATACTGTGTTGTAAGCACGAGCCAGGCGGGTGATAGAGTCGAGGAAGATAACAACGTCATGTCCGCATTCTACCATGCGCTTTGCTTTTTCCAGAACGATGCCGGCAATCTTTACGTGACGTTCTGCCGGTTCGTCGAAAGTTGAAGCTATCACTTCGGCATTAACTGTGCGTGCCATGTCGGTCACTTCCTCAGGACGTTCGTCTATAAGTAGCATAATCATGTAAACTTCCGGGTGATTGGCGGCAATGGCATTGGCTATATCTTTCATCAAAATAGTCTTACCTGTTTTGGGTTGTGCCACAATCAGTGCGCGTTGGCCTTTACCGATAGGAGCAAAAAGATCGACAACGCGTGCTGACATGGAATCGGAATATCCTCCTTTGCAGAGTCTGAATTTCTCATCCGGAAATAGTGGAGTGAGATGTTCGAATGGCACACGATCACGTACGAAAGCTGGATCGCGCCCGTTGATTTTGGAAACTTTTACCAACGGGAAATATTTTTCTCCTTCTTTGGGCGGACGGATTACGCCTTCTACTACATCACCGGTTTTTAGACCGAAAAGTTTGATCTGGGATTGTGAAACATAAATGTCGTCCGGTGAAGAAAGGTAGTTGTAATCGGAAGAACGGAGGAAACCGTAACCATCTTGCATGATTTCCAGTACACCGGTTCCGGTAAGGATATCATCAAATTCGTAGGCTTTTTCACGTTCCACAGGCTTCCGTTCGGGAACTGCATAGTCACTGTTGTTGTATGGTTGTTGTACAGAACGCTGTTGCTGTACGGGACGTTGTTGAGAACCGTTACGATTATTATTGTTGCTGTAGGGGGGATTATTATTGTCGCGGGGGCGAAGACGTGGACGCTGTGGCTGTGGTTGTTGTGGTTGCTCTGCAAGAACAGAAATCTCTGCCTTGGTTGCTTCAAATTTCCCGATAAGTTCAGAAGGTAATTCTATTTTTTCTGTGGGGAGATCTTCTATGGGGATGAAGTCATCTTCTGCTTCTGCCAGAATAGGATTTTCATCCGGTACATTTTTTTTCTCAACTTTTGTTTCGGCAGCAGGTGCTTTCGGTTCGAAACTCGGTTTCGCTTCTGCTGTTTGGGAATCTTTTACTGTTTCTGTCGTTTGGGGGGCAATTGTGTCTTCCTTTACCTTGCGAGGGCGTCCCGGTTTGCGTTTGGGAGTGGTGGAAGTTTCAACAGGTGATGTCGTGGCAGCAGGCGTGGTTGCCGGTTTTACCGTTTCGGCTGCTTTCGGTTGTTCTTTGGTTGTGGGCACTGCTTCTGTTTTAGGCTTTGTGAGGTTACCATTTTTGTTGGCAGTGAAAACTTTGTCGGAACTTTCTGTTTTGAGGGTAACGCGCGAGCGTTTTTGTCTGTCTCCCTTACGTTCATCCTTTAATTTTTCTGCGGCTACTTTTTTGGTAGCACCGGCTATGGCTTGTTCATCAAGTATTTTATAAACAAGTTCCTCTTTCTTGAGAGAGTCTGTTTTTTTTATACCCAGTTCTTGGGCAATAGTTTGCAACTCCGACAGATTTTTGTCGTTTAATTGAATGATGTTATACATACAGTATATGTGTGAATGGTTTAATATTTGTTTATTGAAAAGGCACAAATGCATTGTTGCAATTGTTGGCTGAAGCAACTTTGGCAAGTTTACCTTGTAATTTATGATTTAATTGGGATATTTATTATTGAACCGGAAATCTGATTTACTATCCTCACCTCAATAAGGAGTCTCAGAATGTTTCAACCGTGCAAAGGTAATAAATATTTTTGGTTTCATGAATAAATTGTCTTTTTTTTGAAATTAAAACTTTATCTTTGCTTTATTATAGATATAGATTATGGATATATATGATGCACATCTGATTACTTTTTCACCTACTCATACCTCCAAGCAAGTAGGTGAAGCGATTGTTCGAGGTACAGGTTGTTCAAGAGTGACAATTACAGATTTAACGTTACATACTGCTGAAAAGTTCGAAATCCCACAAAAAACATTGGTGGTTATTACGGTTCCGGTTTACAGAGGACATGTATCTCCATTAGCTTTGGAACGTATGAAAAATATTCGTGCGAATGGCTCACCGGCAGTCGTTGTGGTTGTTTATGGGAATCGGGCTTATGAAAAGGCTTTGACTGATTTAGATGTTTTTGTTTCAGAATTGGGATTCAAAGTGGTTGCCGGAGGTACTTTTATTGGTGAGCATTCTTATAGTAACGAGAGTAATCCCATAGCTGTTGGACGTCCGGATGCGAGGGATTTGAAGTTCGCAGAATTTTTTGGTGAGAAAATTTATGCTAAGATTCTTGCTGCAATCGATATGGAGAAAGTGTATGGTGTGGATGTTACGCGAATTCAGCGTCCGCACCAGCCTTTACTTCCATTACTTCGATTCTTGCGGCGGCTTGTTAAGCTGAAAAAAAATGGTGTTTCTTTACCGTATGTTCCGGAGGTTGATGCAGAACATTGTACACATTGTGGATATTGTGCGAGCCACTGTCCGGCAGAGGCTATATTGAAAGGGAATGAATGTGATACGATTGTAGAGAAATGTATTAAGTGCTGTGCCTGTGTGAAAGGTTGCCCACAGAAAGCGCGTTCTTACAATACGCCTTTTGCTGCATTGCTTGCCGATTGTTTTCAGAAACAAAAAGAAAATAGAATCATCATTTAGCGAAAGGTCTGTTAATCTGGACTATTTGTAGTGAGTACACTGTCATCGTTTGCAGGTTACTATCAGAACTTTTTTGGTTTTTTCATCTATTCGAAAGCGGTTATCAGTCCTTTCTTCTACCAACCAGATAATGTCTTCACCACAGCATAATACCCATTGCTCCTCTTTTTGGAAAATCGAGTATTTGCAGTTGGTCAGATAATCGCTTATCTTTTTTCTTCCTGTCATGCCGAAAGGAATAAATGAATCCCCTTGTTTCCAAAGGCGTAAAGACAGTGGATTGCTTATCTTATCTGCGTCAAAACAAGCAGTCTTTTTATCTTGAGGGATAATGAATTCAGGAGTATAGTTATATTCTCTCATTTCCAATATTGGTTTGTGAGGTTCTTGTTTTGATTGTATCAACAGCAACTTTCTATCTTTAGCAATCCGCCATTCGGCACTGGTGAATATTTTTCCGGATTGGCTGTCCAATGCCTGATATATGTCTTTTATTTGGGAAGTATTGAATCCTAATGGATATAATATTTCAAACAATAAAGTTTCCGGTGCGGGTTCCTGTAATAGTAAGTTGATATCTATTCCTTTCTCTGTCAATATGTGGCGTTTGGCTTCTTCTATTCCCTTGTTGTATATGATAGATACATCATTCAGGTATCCGGCTGTCCTGAGGATACTCTCTTTTATGGAAGGATTGATTTCCTGCATCATTGGCAAAAGATTCAGCCGTATTTTATTCCGGGTGTATTCATCTTGGAAATTAGTGCTGTCCGTGACATATTCTTGTCCTATGCTTTCAAGATATTCTATGATTTCTTTCCGGCCAAGGCAGAGTAGGGGGCGTACTATTTTCCCGTTTATGGGGCGTATTCCCTGTAAACCATTGATACCGGTTCCCCTGATCAGGTTAAGTAAGAGTGTCTCCACGCTATCATCTTGATGGTGTGCAATGGCAATAACACCGGCATCGCATTCTTTACGCATTTTTTCAAACCATTCGTACCGCAGTGTTCGTGCTGCCATTTCGATGGAAACATGTCTCTTTTTAGCTTCTTTTTCCGTAGAAAAATGAATGATATATAAGGGAATCTGAAGTGTTTTGCATAGATTGCGAACAAATGTTTCATCCCGATCGGATTCCGTACCGCGGAGATGAAAGTTGCAGTGGGCGGCTTCGCAAGTGTAACCT
Above is a window of Bacteroides helcogenes P 36-108 DNA encoding:
- a CDS encoding RteC domain-containing protein codes for the protein MGIFSKKPRYALSEILKGLQQAVSSATSMLQAQQMDNLSHFWTKDGRLVTKRVQIGGRELEVPIMTLVSHNNLVMDDLEFSTGYDHLVARILAMEMLYAFLSMRRACLLNSDNGLSPELLKVKGSYKWTGSAIELMEIVYGLDEMKSINNGEPPIHELAAFVGMLLDIDIRDCYSTYTDMKRRKNESRTYFLDKMRERLNKRMQQDDEKERGRKR
- a CDS encoding PDDEXK nuclease domain-containing protein codes for the protein MGKDNHIALHSANFIHEIKQIVTEARQKAYTAINSAMVEAYWQMGKRIVEEEQQGKERADYGAQLLKELSTELTKEFGKGFSTGSLYYYRQFYNTFPEIFATPWRILSWSHYKRLIQVPNSEARAWYLKEAQEQMWSYRTLDRNIGSQYYERLLLSHDKGKVETEMKSLTRPYQQDKLEFIKNPTVAEFIGLSPNTDFTESKLESAIIDNLQRFLLELGKGFSYVTRQKLVRIEKKDYFIDLVFYNYLLKCFVLIDLKTNPITHQDVGQMDMYVRMYDERVRGEGDNPTIGIVLCSETDEDIARYSVLHDNNQLFASKYMLYMPTEEELRNEIERQKEFYRLQHTEKEIK
- a CDS encoding DNA-methyltransferase, producing MSHLSELENRLSLNTIESLSNPAESIEDVYYIKYPYYTSLKNISTLDTMISDLNFFIEHLGENATISILSSPLFIAEFLSKLTNKAYIKLWVGVKLIKPVNTTKGQLPQHHAALAVITRYKGMLKHAKTRIAYTFCPFCEKTTKDYGGKKHLYHEYGTIMSDVWRDIAIDYENDTLIIDRLRDIFGISPYKNLKYLDLTNKYLHTDCTIDKSINIPVGEIETFNYKGNTNSVIINDDCLKILKELPSNSVDFCFADPPYNVNKKYDNCNDDIDIIEYFQWCDKWIMELARIIKPGKTVAILNIPQWAIRHFQCLNKLLKFQDWIIWEGLSVPVRMIMPAHYSVICFTKGEANDLPFYHLKHSPLEINSINTYKEFYCIRNSCIKKRAKENIIDKVQVTNLWWDIHRLKHNSQRVDHPTQLPPMFMERLISIFTNEGDLVLDPFNGSGTTSLCAEMLGRKYFGIELSSKYYDIAIKRHVDLQAGINPFGKHSETPKAKNSLVKRLKKQKYEVEKKTLQLEVKRISQLVNRTPTRDGVITYSDYPIKYYDDYFINWGEVTAAIRTTGMQNVENKKDYDFIINKKTL
- a CDS encoding CapA family protein — protein: MKTLIAFITLLYSVNLSAQERITLLFVGDLMQHQAQIDAARTPDGKYDYSPCFSLVKKQIARADIAIGNLEVTLGGKPYQGYPAFSAPDEYLQSIKNAGFDVLLTANNHCLDRGKKGLERTILMLDSLSIPHAGTYRNITERKQHYPLFIHKNGFRIALLNYTYGTNGIKPSSANIVNYIDKDIISQDILSAKARRPDAIIACMHWGIEYQSLPNKEQRELADWLLQQGVTHIIGSHPHVIQPMELRKEGNQKHVVIYSLGNFISNMQLPNTDGGLIFTLQLEKSPLPKPIPPRFHSYSYSPSFEPSTILSPYCHIFDCSYNLIWTARPDLTGEKNYIIHPVSHPSDSIPPNAYNRLNIFTKNSRKFLQQYNISIFENKK
- the folD gene encoding bifunctional methylenetetrahydrofolate dehydrogenase/methenyltetrahydrofolate cyclohydrolase FolD, producing the protein MTLIDGKAISEQVKQEIAAEVSEIVARGGKRPHLAAILVGHDGGSETYVAAKVKACEVCGFKSSLIRYEADVTEEELLAKVRELNEDADVDGFIVQLPLPKHISEQKVIETIDYRKDVDGFHPINVGRMSIGLPCYASATPNGILELLKRYQIETSGKKCVVLGRSNIVGKPMAALMMQKAYPGDATVTVCHSRSRDLVKECQEADIIIAALGQPNFVKEEMVKEGAVVIDVGTTRVPDASKKSGFKLTGDVKFDEVAPKCSFITPVPGGVGPMTIVSLMKNTLLAGKKAIYQ
- the ffh gene encoding signal recognition particle protein, with protein sequence MFDNLSERLERSFKILKGEGKITEINVAETLKDVRKALLDADVNYKVAKNFTDTVKEKALGQNVLTAVKPSQLMVKIVHDELTQLMGGETAEINIDSKPSVILMSGLQGSGKTTFSGKLARMLKAKKNRKPLLVACDVYRPAAIEQLRVLAEQIEVPMYSEPDSKDPVTIAQNAIQEAKEKGYDLVIVDTAGRLAVDEEMMNEIAAIKKAIDPNEILFVVDSMTGQDAVNTAKEFNERLDFNGVILTKLDGDTRGGAALSIRSVVNKPIKFVGTGEKLDAIDQFHPARMADRILGMGDIVSLVERAQEQYDEEEAKRLQKKIAKNQFDFNDFLNQIAQIKKMGNLKELASMIPGVGKAIKDIDIDDNAFKSIEAIIHSMTPAERSNPEILNGSRRQRIAKGSGTNIQEVNRLLKQFDQTRKMMKMVTGSKMGKMMPKMKK
- the rho gene encoding transcription termination factor Rho, with product MYNIIQLNDKNLSELQTIAQELGIKKTDSLKKEELVYKILDEQAIAGATKKVAAEKLKDERKGDRQKRSRVTLKTESSDKVFTANKNGNLTKPKTEAVPTTKEQPKAAETVKPATTPAATTSPVETSTTPKRKPGRPRKVKEDTIAPQTTETVKDSQTAEAKPSFEPKAPAAETKVEKKNVPDENPILAEAEDDFIPIEDLPTEKIELPSELIGKFEATKAEISVLAEQPQQPQPQRPRLRPRDNNNPPYSNNNNRNGSQQRPVQQQRSVQQPYNNSDYAVPERKPVEREKAYEFDDILTGTGVLEIMQDGYGFLRSSDYNYLSSPDDIYVSQSQIKLFGLKTGDVVEGVIRPPKEGEKYFPLVKVSKINGRDPAFVRDRVPFEHLTPLFPDEKFRLCKGGYSDSMSARVVDLFAPIGKGQRALIVAQPKTGKTILMKDIANAIAANHPEVYMIMLLIDERPEEVTDMARTVNAEVIASTFDEPAERHVKIAGIVLEKAKRMVECGHDVVIFLDSITRLARAYNTVSPASGKVLSGGVDANALHKPKRFFGAARNIEGGGSLTILATALIDTGSKMDEVIFEEFKGTGNMELQLDRNLSNKRIFPAVNIVASSTRRDDLLQDKQTLDRMWILRKYLSDMNPIEAMDFVKDRLEKTKDNDEFLLSMNS
- a CDS encoding 4Fe-4S dicluster domain-containing protein — encoded protein: MDIYDAHLITFSPTHTSKQVGEAIVRGTGCSRVTITDLTLHTAEKFEIPQKTLVVITVPVYRGHVSPLALERMKNIRANGSPAVVVVVYGNRAYEKALTDLDVFVSELGFKVVAGGTFIGEHSYSNESNPIAVGRPDARDLKFAEFFGEKIYAKILAAIDMEKVYGVDVTRIQRPHQPLLPLLRFLRRLVKLKKNGVSLPYVPEVDAEHCTHCGYCASHCPAEAILKGNECDTIVEKCIKCCACVKGCPQKARSYNTPFAALLADCFQKQKENRIII